The Micrococcales bacterium genome has a segment encoding these proteins:
- a CDS encoding protein kinase encodes MNAGGSPAPPKVAGFEPVQLLGRGGFADVFLYRQSTPRRQVALKVLHTSDLGDKAIGKLALEADTMAELSTHPHIATIHTSGLTDDGRPYLAMEYCPKPSLNIGLRTVRRTVGEVLGIGVEIAGAVETAHRSGVLHRDIKPANILVTQYDNPVLTDFGIAVSVRQSTDQVEGLSVPWSPPEAFTQPPTAGPSSDVWGLAATVYSLLAGRAPFEVVGGDNTASVQMGRIQSEVLPPVGRADCPPSLDRVLAVGMAKDPERRFATALAFGTALQRVQAELGIDPTRMVIQSDNQDTPPVVAEVGDDPDDTLTRLRHPRLIDQPEPTRPVEPTVFDGQTGPTRKAAGQVEPDALAEPVEQAELDEPGGPGEQVGATDSTPQVKPTGPTRKTEPGEQSKPPRTAGSGHKTEPAKQVNPPRTAGPGQPAEQVAQFGAARPTEPGRLVDPSGLGNDTRLAVSTAPTRPAVGSTFPDETLLAPTRAVPIYNRPPENRPLTTQPGVWEPRPETQASSTPGRRLRRTLVAVAVAVVAIAGGAFLAYLFSGDPEPVVAATPGHTRDAAPPVEPTPTRTATPGSAQVPLLAPSPSPKSKSGSMPTPSPTEPTLVEGTCLSVSPGELKTDPPKDWKTMQVGCATRRAAVRLVNPDNCTDDSGCAGLPGGTNPPLMFVPLPAEGVCFPAYEIGNTGVGTGWVKEWSPCDDFRRPPFVDSDATKERIAGEHGVSVGDLQPSKWKIDRLTVGASSCGQYYFDNVVFDGQTYVACATMQ; translated from the coding sequence ACCTGTCCAGCTGTTGGGCCGCGGCGGGTTTGCTGATGTGTTCCTGTACCGGCAGTCCACGCCACGCCGTCAAGTGGCGTTGAAAGTCCTTCACACTAGTGACCTCGGTGACAAGGCGATTGGGAAACTGGCTCTTGAAGCCGACACTATGGCTGAGCTATCTACTCACCCGCATATTGCCACAATTCATACCAGTGGCTTGACCGATGACGGCCGCCCGTACCTGGCCATGGAGTACTGTCCCAAACCATCTTTGAACATTGGGCTGCGCACCGTCCGCCGCACCGTTGGCGAAGTCCTGGGTATTGGTGTAGAAATCGCTGGCGCGGTGGAGACCGCCCACAGATCCGGAGTGCTACACCGTGACATCAAACCAGCCAACATTCTGGTGACCCAATATGACAACCCGGTACTGACCGATTTTGGTATCGCTGTTTCGGTCCGCCAATCCACCGATCAGGTGGAGGGCCTGTCAGTACCGTGGTCGCCACCAGAAGCGTTCACTCAACCGCCAACGGCCGGGCCATCAAGTGATGTTTGGGGCCTGGCGGCCACGGTCTACTCGCTGTTGGCCGGGCGGGCGCCGTTTGAGGTTGTTGGTGGCGACAACACGGCTTCGGTTCAGATGGGGCGGATCCAGAGCGAGGTGTTGCCACCGGTAGGTCGGGCTGATTGCCCGCCCAGCTTGGACCGGGTGCTGGCCGTTGGCATGGCGAAGGATCCTGAACGACGTTTCGCCACAGCGTTGGCGTTCGGTACGGCTCTGCAACGGGTTCAAGCCGAACTGGGAATTGACCCAACCCGAATGGTCATCCAATCCGACAACCAAGACACCCCACCCGTTGTTGCCGAGGTTGGTGACGATCCCGACGACACTCTGACTCGCCTACGCCACCCAAGGCTGATCGACCAACCGGAACCAACCAGACCAGTTGAGCCGACCGTCTTTGACGGTCAAACCGGACCCACCAGAAAGGCCGCCGGGCAGGTCGAACCGGACGCACTGGCTGAACCGGTTGAACAGGCCGAACTCGACGAGCCGGGCGGGCCGGGCGAACAGGTTGGGGCAACCGATTCGACCCCACAGGTCAAGCCAACAGGCCCAACGCGAAAGACTGAACCTGGCGAACAGTCCAAACCACCGAGAACAGCTGGGTCGGGACACAAGACTGAACCGGCCAAACAGGTCAACCCACCAAGAACAGCTGGGCCAGGTCAGCCAGCCGAGCAAGTAGCGCAGTTTGGGGCGGCAAGACCAACCGAACCCGGCAGGTTGGTCGATCCGAGCGGGCTAGGCAATGACACCAGGCTGGCTGTGTCCACGGCCCCCACTCGGCCAGCGGTCGGCAGCACCTTCCCAGACGAAACCCTGTTGGCGCCAACTCGGGCGGTGCCAATCTACAACCGACCACCGGAAAACCGACCTCTGACGACCCAACCTGGCGTCTGGGAGCCAAGACCCGAGACCCAGGCCAGCTCAACACCGGGGCGCAGGTTGCGGCGCACCTTGGTGGCCGTGGCCGTTGCGGTGGTCGCCATTGCTGGAGGCGCTTTCTTGGCGTATCTCTTTAGCGGTGATCCCGAACCGGTAGTGGCCGCCACACCCGGGCATACCCGTGACGCCGCCCCTCCGGTCGAACCAACACCAACACGGACCGCCACGCCGGGCTCGGCCCAGGTCCCGTTGCTCGCACCAAGCCCGTCTCCAAAGTCCAAATCCGGATCGATGCCAACGCCGTCTCCAACTGAACCGACCCTCGTGGAAGGCACCTGCCTATCGGTTTCGCCAGGGGAACTCAAGACAGATCCGCCCAAGGACTGGAAAACCATGCAGGTGGGCTGCGCAACGCGACGTGCCGCAGTCAGACTCGTGAATCCCGACAACTGCACAGATGACTCAGGTTGCGCGGGATTGCCCGGCGGCACGAACCCGCCTCTCATGTTCGTCCCGCTACCGGCGGAGGGCGTCTGCTTCCCCGCCTATGAAATTGGAAACACCGGAGTCGGAACAGGATGGGTCAAGGAATGGTCTCCCTGCGATGATTTCCGCCGACCGCCTTTCGTTGACAGCGACGCAACGAAAGAGAGAATTGCTGGCGAACATGGTGTCTCGGTTGGAGACCTCCAACCATCAAAGTGGAAGATCGACAGGCTTACTGTTGGTGCATCCAGCTGCGGTCAGTACTACTTCGACAACGTGGTGTTCGACGGTCAAACCTATGTCGCCTGCGCGACGATGCAATAG
- a CDS encoding protein kinase has product MAGFEPVRLLGRGGFAEVFLYRQSTPRRQVALKVLHTCDLGDKAIEQLAVEADTMAELSTHPHIATIYTSGLTDDGRPYLAMEYCPKPSLNIGLRTVRRTISEVLSIGVEIAGAVETAHRAGVLHRDIKPANILVTQYDNPVLTDFGIAVSVRQSTDQVEGLSVPWSPPEAFTQPPTAGPPSDVWGLAATVYSLLAGRAPFEITGGDNTATVQMGRIERDVLPPVGRVDCPASLDRVLAVGMAKDPERRYASALVFGRALQRVQAELGIDPTRMVIKSDSQHVPVPVSGDDADEITLTRLRDPRLVEQPELTRPVEPAVFGGVTGPTKQAEPVDEAKLDAPVEPATRVEPDALAESVERVELDGPVGSVGSDKQVESTGPTRKAETGEQPKPPRTAGPGRKAEPAKQVKPPRTAGPGRRAGQVELTGATSPTDPSGQTDATSQAGATGPAMPAVGSKLPDETLLAPTLTTAPDIEPLGGDDGAPAADKTGTGEKQKNNSGIKPAGLGSPNPPRRAGDPLSTPSGEKKRYSPRKTASGPNRTLRRGLIGVAAALAVVIGGAVWAMTTGGEPGRVDEASTVQAASANRSTPTPTHTPTPTPTPSPKPTPKPTPTEPTLREGTCLSVSPGELQSDPPKDWKTMEVGCATRRAAVRLVSLANCPEDSNCSSISSGTTLWFVPLPAEGVCFPAFEIGNTGSGSGWVRDWSPCDNFHRPWFADDAETKQRIAGEHGVSVDDLRPTKWKIDKLAANTYDCESWYWENVVFDGTAYVVCASMQ; this is encoded by the coding sequence GTGGCTGGGTTTGAACCTGTCCGGTTGTTGGGTCGGGGTGGGTTTGCTGAAGTGTTCTTGTACCGGCAGTCCACGCCGCGGCGTCAGGTGGCGTTGAAGGTCCTGCACACTTGTGACCTTGGTGACAAGGCGATCGAACAATTGGCTGTTGAGGCTGACACGATGGCGGAACTGTCAACCCACCCGCATATCGCCACCATTTACACCAGTGGCCTGACCGATGACGGCCGCCCCTACCTGGCCATGGAGTACTGTCCCAAACCATCGCTGAACATCGGACTGCGTACCGTCCGCCGCACCATCAGTGAAGTTTTGAGTATTGGTGTAGAGATTGCTGGTGCGGTGGAAACCGCCCACCGGGCCGGAGTATTACACCGTGACATCAAACCAGCAAACATTCTGGTCACCCAATACGACAACCCGGTGCTAACCGATTTCGGGATCGCCGTATCGGTCCGCCAATCCACCGACCAAGTAGAAGGCCTGTCAGTACCGTGGTCGCCACCAGAAGCGTTCACACAGCCACCAACGGCCGGGCCACCAAGCGACGTTTGGGGCCTGGCAGCCACCGTCTACTCCCTGTTGGCTGGCCGGGCGCCGTTTGAGATCACCGGTGGGGATAACACTGCGACCGTTCAGATGGGGCGGATTGAACGCGACGTGTTGCCACCGGTCGGTCGGGTGGATTGTCCGGCTAGTTTGGACCGGGTTCTGGCAGTGGGCATGGCCAAAGACCCCGAACGGCGTTACGCCAGTGCCCTGGTGTTCGGTCGGGCTCTGCAACGGGTGCAAGCCGAACTGGGTATCGACCCGACCCGAATGGTCATCAAATCTGATTCTCAACATGTCCCAGTGCCGGTGAGCGGCGATGATGCTGATGAGATCACGTTGACCCGGTTGCGTGACCCTCGCCTGGTCGAGCAGCCTGAACTAACCAGACCGGTTGAACCGGCTGTCTTCGGCGGTGTCACAGGGCCCACTAAACAGGCCGAACCAGTAGACGAGGCCAAGCTCGATGCGCCGGTCGAACCGGCCACAAGGGTCGAACCGGACGCACTGGCTGAATCGGTTGAACGGGTCGAACTTGACGGGCCGGTCGGGTCGGTCGGATCGGACAAGCAGGTCGAGTCGACAGGCCCAACCCGAAAGGCTGAAACTGGCGAACAGCCCAAACCACCGAGAACAGCTGGGCCGGGACGCAAGGCTGAACCGGCCAAACAGGTCAAGCCGCCTAGAACAGCTGGGCCCGGCCGGCGGGCCGGGCAAGTCGAACTGACTGGTGCGACCAGCCCAACCGACCCTAGCGGGCAGACCGATGCGACCAGTCAGGCCGGGGCAACAGGCCCGGCAATGCCGGCGGTCGGCAGCAAACTCCCAGACGAAACCCTGCTGGCACCAACCCTGACCACGGCGCCAGACATCGAACCACTTGGAGGCGACGACGGTGCTCCCGCTGCCGACAAAACCGGCACAGGGGAAAAACAGAAAAACAACTCCGGTATCAAACCGGCCGGATTGGGCAGCCCTAATCCGCCACGTCGAGCCGGTGATCCACTGTCGACTCCATCGGGAGAGAAGAAACGGTATTCTCCCCGCAAAACCGCCTCAGGGCCAAATCGGACGCTGCGCCGCGGGCTGATTGGCGTCGCAGCTGCGTTGGCGGTGGTCATTGGCGGGGCGGTGTGGGCGATGACCACAGGTGGTGAACCAGGCCGGGTGGATGAGGCTTCGACGGTGCAGGCCGCCTCAGCCAACCGGAGCACGCCGACCCCGACGCACACCCCCACGCCGACCCCAACGCCCTCGCCCAAGCCAACCCCCAAGCCAACCCCCACTGAACCGACACTTAGGGAAGGCACCTGCCTGTCGGTTTCCCCCGGGGAGCTCCAGTCCGACCCACCCAAGGACTGGAAGACCATGGAAGTGGGCTGCGCCACCCGCCGCGCCGCCGTGAGGCTAGTGAGCCTCGCAAACTGCCCAGAAGACTCGAATTGCTCGTCGATTTCCAGTGGGACAACTCTTTGGTTCGTCCCGCTGCCGGCGGAAGGCGTCTGCTTCCCGGCCTTCGAGATTGGAAACACTGGGTCCGGAAGCGGATGGGTCCGGGATTGGTCTCCCTGCGACAATTTCCACCGCCCTTGGTTCGCTGATGACGCGGAGACCAAACAGCGGATAGCTGGTGAACACGGTGTCTCGGTTGATGACCTCCGACCGACGAAATGGAAGATCGACAAGCTTGCCGCAAACACCTACGACTGCGAGAGCTGGTATTGGGAAAACGTCGTGTTCGATGGAACGGCGTATGTTGTGTGCGCTTCCATGCAATAG
- a CDS encoding protein phosphatase 2C domain-containing protein → MAISLHEVDPRSQAPPEATSQQAPARPSGTNGLARRGIGERIANLSAPPLTTVTAAAKTDAGPVRRVNEDAIIVADPVYMVADGMGGHEAGDAASAIVAEEMERLCGRRNVDVAEVKDCVEAARQRIAGLSHSQPDKEAGTTLSGVVVTQQEGQPYWLVVNLGDSRTYRFSRQCLEQLSVDHSEVQELISLGRISPEQARDHPDRNVVTKALGAGVGFTPDYWWVPISPNDRILVCSDGLTGVVPDSEIALLLAQHPDPGSAVDALMAEALRAGATDNVSLVVVNAPTPPDAEDLYGAIDNTRIAGNSDDTVPRVDFSPVGGP, encoded by the coding sequence GTGGCCATTAGTCTTCACGAGGTAGACCCGCGCAGCCAAGCCCCACCGGAGGCAACCAGCCAACAAGCCCCGGCGCGACCAAGTGGCACAAACGGGTTGGCACGCCGCGGGATTGGGGAGAGGATCGCCAACCTCAGCGCGCCTCCCCTCACCACTGTCACAGCCGCCGCCAAAACCGACGCGGGCCCAGTGCGTCGCGTCAACGAGGACGCCATCATTGTGGCCGACCCGGTGTACATGGTCGCCGATGGCATGGGCGGTCATGAGGCTGGCGATGCCGCCAGCGCAATTGTGGCCGAGGAAATGGAGCGGCTTTGCGGCCGGAGGAATGTGGACGTTGCCGAGGTCAAAGACTGTGTCGAAGCCGCCCGTCAGAGGATTGCTGGCCTGAGTCACAGTCAACCTGACAAAGAGGCCGGCACCACCCTCAGCGGAGTGGTAGTGACCCAACAAGAAGGCCAGCCATACTGGCTGGTGGTGAACCTGGGTGATTCTCGCACCTACCGCTTTTCCAGGCAGTGCCTGGAGCAGCTTTCAGTTGACCATTCAGAGGTCCAAGAACTGATCAGCCTTGGGCGCATATCCCCTGAACAAGCCCGTGACCACCCAGACCGAAACGTGGTGACCAAGGCACTTGGCGCCGGGGTTGGTTTCACGCCGGACTACTGGTGGGTGCCCATCAGCCCCAACGACCGGATTCTGGTTTGCTCCGACGGTCTGACTGGGGTGGTTCCCGACAGCGAAATCGCACTTCTGCTGGCCCAACACCCTGATCCTGGCAGTGCAGTTGACGCCCTCATGGCCGAGGCTCTTCGGGCCGGCGCTACCGACAACGTCTCGCTGGTTGTGGTTAACGCCCCCACCCCGCCTGACGCAGAGGACCTTTATGGCGCCATTGACAACACCCGCATCGCTGGCAATAGCGATGACACGGTTCCCCGCGTCGATTTCAGCCCGGTAGGTGGGCCATGA